The DNA region ATATTTTTCAATTATCTCTGACGGAATTCCGTAATCTTCAGATCCAAAAATTAAATAATCACCCTCCTGATAAGAAACCTCCGTATATAACTTAAAAGCCGGAGACTCTACAAAGATAAATCTTCCATTTTTGTTCCTCTCTACAAATTCTTCAAAGTTCTTATATACTTCATAATCCAAAAAACTCCAATAATCAAGTCCAGCTCTTTTCAAGTATTTATCATTAAGAGAAAAACCAATCTTTCCCACAAGATGTAATTTGGAATTTGTTGCTACACAAAGTCTTCCTATATTTCCTGTATTATACGGTATCTGTGGTTCTATTAATACCACATGTAAATTGTATCTCATTCACCTTTTAATAATTCCTCCACAACCCTTCTTATTTCTTCTCCTTCAGCAAATCCTCTTAGTTCTGCCATAGCCTCTTTCATAACCTTCCCCATATCCTTCATGGTTCTCGCCCCAACTCTTTCAATAATACTTTTTATTCTTTCTTTGAGTTCTTCTTCTGATAAACCCTGAGGTACATATTCCTGTAAAATAGCAAGCTCCTTTTCTTCCTTTTCTGCTAAATCTTCCCTTCTACCCTGTTTATACATTTCTATAGCCTCTTTTCTCTTTTTTATTTCTTTTTTTATTACATCCAAAACCTCTTGATCATCAAGCTCTTTTCCTTTTTCTCTCAACTCTATTTCTCGGTACTTTATGGCTGATCTTAAAGTACTTAGAACCTCCGCTCTAAAACTATCCTTGTTCTTCATCGCAGACATATAATCCTTTGTTATCCTTTCATAAAGCATCCTTCATCCTCCTTTTTTAAAGACTGATAGAACTCTTCTCTTAATATGGAGTAAAGCTTCATATCCCAAAAGCTTCCTTTAACAAACACCTCTTCCCTCAAAACTCCTTCAAATTTCATTCCTACCTTTTGCATAACCCTTTCCAATGCAATATTTTCTACTTTACACTTTGCTTGAATCCTATCTTACTGCTTCCGTCATTAAACCTTGATTCCAGTACTTCCTCGACAAAACATAACCTATCTCTGCTTTGTAATTTTTCCTATCCCACCATACAAAACCACAAGTTCCAATTATCTTCTTGTTCTCTTTATACTCTATTTCCCAATCTCTATATCCCTCTTTTTCATACTTATTTACTTCTAAATCCTTTGCATAATCAAATATATCTTGAGCATCTTCTAAAGAAAGCTTTCTCAAAACAAGACGAGATGTCTCTAAGACAGGAAAAATTTTAAAACTCTCCATAAATAACCCTCAAAACCCTCATCCAGCCATTTTTAGTATTTTCAGGATTATATCCACCACCCCCAAGAATAAGAATCTTACCACCACATGTTTGATTTGCCACATCAACCATTCCCTCTACAAATTTACCATAACCCTCTATGCTATAATTCAAATGAGTTATAGGATCTCCAGAAATACCATCTACTCCTGCCTGAAGTATGATAAATTCAATCTTTACCTCCCACGCAAAATTCTTTACTTCCTCAAAAGCAAGTAAAAGTTCATCATCACCTGAACCTGGAAGAAGAGGAATATTAAGCTTTGTCCCATAAGCTTGTTTTTCTCCCCTTTCGTCCCTTCTTCCTGTTCCAGGATAAAGAAATCTTCCATCCTCATGCACATCAGCTATGAATAAGTGGGGATCATCTACATATTCGTAAAAAACTCCATCACCATGATGAGCGTCTATATCCACATAGAGAATATTTTTTATTCCATAATTTTTCCTTAAATATTCAATGGCAACCCCAATATCATTAAATATGCAGAATCCAGAAGCAGAATTTCTTCTTGCATGATGAAGGCCTGCCATAGGCACAAAAACCCTTTTATATTTTCCCTCCACTATTAACCTTATACCTTTCAAGGTAGAGCCAACCACATAAGAGGCAGCCTCATAACACCCCAAAAAAGCAGGCGTATCCCCATAATCCAAATACCCTTCTCCAGTCTTTGACTTCTCCTTAACAAGATCCGTATAACTTTTGGTATGAAACAGAGTAATTTCATCATAAGAAGCCATCTCAGGAGATTCCACATTGCTCAAATTTGAAAACTTTTTAAATTCTGAGTCAAAGCTTTCAAGTCTCCTTCGGTTCATTGGATGGGGCTCAGGGAAAGAATATAAAAAAGATTCTTCTCCCCAAATTATGCTACCTTCAGAGTTTTTCAATTTCTACCCCCCTTTTGAAAAGGAATTTTTCAAAATCATCTTTCAAAAAAATAGGAACCTTTATTTCCATAATCACATTATCTTCAAATTTTTCTTTCACTTCGCATTTAAAATGTCTTAAAATTTCACTTTTAAAGGCGTTAAAATCTTTGTAAGAAAGCCTAACAACATAATCACTAGTTATAATTTTTTCTGTAATTTTAGCCTTTTCTAAAGTTTTTTCCATAGTATAATGATAAGCATCAATTAGTCCTCTTATTCCAAGTTTTATTCCTCCAAAATATCTTATCACAATTCCTATAATATCATATAAATCTCGCTCTCTCAGAGCATTTAGAATAGGAATTCCTGCAGTACCTGTAGGCTCTCCCCCGTCAGTAAAATATTCTTCCCCTGTTGCCTTTCTATAAGCATAGCAATAATGAGTTGCATTTTTGTATCTTTCTTTAACTTCCTTTAATATGTCAGAGGGATGTCTATTATTAATAGGAGAAACTATTCCTATAAATAAAGACCTTTCAATTTTTATTTCAAAAATCTCTTCCTTCTCTACTGTTAAATACTTTTCCCTTATAATCTATTCACTCCCCAAGACTATAGAAATTTCCTTTATATTATTATCTCTTATAACCCTAACTGCAACTCTACTTCCTGGAGGTGTATGGCTCAAAAATCTATGTAGATCATCAATATTATTTATAATCTCATTCTCTGCTTGTATTATTATATCACCACTATTTATTCCTCCTCTTTGAGCAGGACTTCCTGGAGCAACTCTCAAAATGTATACTCCACCTTCTTGAGATAAGGATAGATTCTCCCTTAATCTCTTTGGTAATACTACACTCTGACCAATAATCCCAAGATAGCTTCTTCTTACTCTCCCTTCTTTAATAAGAAGA from Dictyoglomus turgidum DSM 6724 includes:
- a CDS encoding tRNA (cytidine(34)-2'-O)-methyltransferase → MRYNLHVVLIEPQIPYNTGNIGRLCVATNSKLHLVGKIGFSLNDKYLKRAGLDYWSFLDYEVYKNFEEFVERNKNGRFIFVESPAFKLYTEVSYQEGDYLIFGSEDYGIPSEIIEKYWENSVTIPMFGPVRSLNLSSSVAVVVYEALRQIKKF
- a CDS encoding GatB/YqeY domain-containing protein, which produces MLYERITKDYMSAMKNKDSFRAEVLSTLRSAIKYREIELREKGKELDDQEVLDVIKKEIKKRKEAIEMYKQGRREDLAEKEEKELAILQEYVPQGLSEEELKERIKSIIERVGARTMKDMGKVMKEAMAELRGFAEGEEIRRVVEELLKGE
- a CDS encoding acetoin utilization protein AcuC; the encoded protein is MKNSEGSIIWGEESFLYSFPEPHPMNRRRLESFDSEFKKFSNLSNVESPEMASYDEITLFHTKSYTDLVKEKSKTGEGYLDYGDTPAFLGCYEAASYVVGSTLKGIRLIVEGKYKRVFVPMAGLHHARRNSASGFCIFNDIGVAIEYLRKNYGIKNILYVDIDAHHGDGVFYEYVDDPHLFIADVHEDGRFLYPGTGRRDERGEKQAYGTKLNIPLLPGSGDDELLLAFEEVKNFAWEVKIEFIILQAGVDGISGDPITHLNYSIEGYGKFVEGMVDVANQTCGGKILILGGGGYNPENTKNGWMRVLRVIYGEF
- a CDS encoding IMPACT family protein, with translation MIREKYLTVEKEEIFEIKIERSLFIGIVSPINNRHPSDILKEVKERYKNATHYCYAYRKATGEEYFTDGGEPTGTAGIPILNALRERDLYDIIGIVIRYFGGIKLGIRGLIDAYHYTMEKTLEKAKITEKIITSDYVVRLSYKDFNAFKSEILRHFKCEVKEKFEDNVIMEIKVPIFLKDDFEKFLFKRGVEIEKL